The genome window GTCGCGCGAATGCTCGATTCTGGATCGATTTCGTGAAATGACCTGTCGGTGAATATCCGACCGGCGAACTCCGCAATTCGGGAGCGTCACGGGCGGTAGCCGAGTGAGTGTCCACAGTGGTAACCGGGCGCACTTCGATCATGGATCGCGTGGCGAACTGCTGCTTCTGGTCCAGGATCGATAGGTCATTCGGCTGAACTCTGCGGATTGCGTATCCCCACGCGGCGTCTTGAGCCTTAACCTTGCGTGATTCTTCGCCATGAATCGCACTGGGGAGTGAGATGAAGTCGACGTCACCGCCGTGGTTTCCGCGCGCCCATTCGCCGTCGGGAGCCGACGCCGAGCGATGACGCAAGACGGCTGCATCACACGTTTCGCGGAAATCGCGCGGCAGTCGCCCGACCGGATCGCGGTCGTCGAGCACGACTCGGCGGTGCGCTACGCGCGGCTGGCCGGGCTGGCCGGCGGGCACGCCGCCCGGCTGCTCGACGCCGGGGTCCGGCCGGGCGAGTTCGTCGGCCTGCTCACCGGGCACGGGACCGCCGCCATCGCCGCGATCCTCGGCACGCTGGCCGCGGGCTGCGCGTACGTCCCGCTCGACCCGACGTTCCCGCGGGACCGGCTCGCCCACCAGGTCGCGACGGCCCGCGTGTCGGCGGTGCTCGCCGATCCCGAGCACGTCGTCCTCGCGGAAGCGTTGTGCCGCAGCACTTCCGCGCGGGTCGTCCGGTCCGGGACGGACACCGCGCCGCTGCCGGTGCCCGGCCCGGACCCGGACGCGCCGGCCTACGTGCTGTTCACCTCCGGCTCGACCGGCCCGCCCAAGGCGGTCGCGCAAACCCACCGCAACCTGATGCACGTGGTGGACAACCAGATCGCGACGCTCGGCATCACCGCCGCCGACCGGCTCAGCCTGCTGGCATCCTTCGGCTTCGACGCGGCGATCCCGGACCTCTACCCGGCGCTGCTGACCGGTGCCGCGGTGGTTCCGGTGGACGTCCGCGCCCACGGCGTGGCCCACGCCGCGCGCGAACTCGCGCGGCACCGGGTCACCGTCTACCACTCGACGCCGACGGTCTACCGCTACCTGCTGGACGCGCTCGACGGCACCCTGCCGTCGGTGCGGACCGTCCTGCTGGGCGGTGAACAGGCCACCTACGCCGACGTCCGCCGCGGTCGCTTCGCGCCCGATTGCGTCTACGTCAACGGGTACGGCGCGACCGAGGTGACCTTCGCCGCGCAGTACCGGCTGACCGCCGCCGACGTCCCCGATGGCGCCACCGGCCCGCTGCCGATCGGCACCGCGCTGCCCGGCTACGCGCTCACCGTGCTCGACGGCGGCGAGCTCGAAGTCAGCGGCGAATACCTGGTCGACGGCTACTTCGACCAGCCGGGCCCGGCGTTCGGCACCACCGGCGGCGGCGTCCGCCGCTACCGCACCGGCGACCTCGGCGAGGTCCGGCCGGACGGGCAGGTCGTCTGCCTCGGCCGCCTCGACCGGCAGGTGAAGGTGCGCGGGTTCCGGGTCGAGCTGACCGAGGTCGAAGCCCGCCTCGGCGAACAGCCCGGCGTCGCCGAAGCCCGTGCGATCGTGCGGGACGGCGAGCTGCTCGCCTACGTCGTCCCGGCCGGGGAACCGGACGTGCCGGCGTGGCGGGCCGCGCTGGCCGAGACCCTGCCCGGGCACTCGGTGCCCTCCGCGATCGTCGCCGTCCCGGCGTTCCCGCTCACCGTCACCGGGAAGCTAGACGAGGAAGCGCTTCCGGACCCCCGCCCGCCCGCCCCCGTCGCGGCCCCGCCGATGACCGAGGCGCAGCGGCGGGTGCACGCGATCTGGTCCGCGGTGCTGGGGCACGACGGCTTCGGCACCGACGACGCTTTCTTCGACGTCGGCGGGCACTCCCTGCTGCTGGGCCGGGTCCAGCAGCGGCTGGCCGCGGAATCCGGTGTGGACGTTCCGCTGCTCGGCCTGCTGGCCCACCCGACGGTCGCGGCGCAGGCCGCCTACCTGGAACCGGCCACTGCGGACGGTCCCGGCGCCGAGCCTGCCGAACCCGGCGACGACGAGCCCGGCAGCGACCTGATCGCCGTCGTCGGGCTGGCCTGCCGGTTCCCCGGCGCGCCGGACGCCGACGCGTTCTGGTGGAACCTCTGCGCGGGCGTCGACGCGATCCACGACTACACCGACGACGAGCTGGCCGCGCTCGGCATCGGGCCCGGCCTGCGCGCCGACCCCGCGCACGTGCGGGCTGGCGGCCGCCTGGACGGGGTCGAGGACTTCGACGCCGGGTTCTTCGGGTTCACCGCGGAGGAAGCGGCGCGCACCGACCCGCAGCACCGGCTGTTCCTGGAGACGGCGTGGCGGGCGCTGGAGGACGCGGGCCGCGACCCGGCGCGCGAAACCGGTCCGGTCGGGGTGTTCACCTCCGCCGGGGTCAACCGGTACTTCCTCTTCCACCTCTTCGGGAACCCGGCGGTCACCGGCGACGTCGACCCGGACGACTGGGAGGGCAGGCTGCTCGGGCGCCAGCTCACCGACCACCTGCCCGGGCAGGTCGCCTACCGGCTGGGCCTGACCGGGCCCGCGGTCGCCGTCCAAAGTGCCTGTTCCAGCTCGCTCGCCGCGGTCGGCCTGGCCGCGCAGAGCCTCGCCGAATACCGCTGCGACCTGGCGATCGCCGGCGGCGTGAGCGTGACGTGGCCGCGATACCGCGCCGGCGGTCTCGCGTCGGCGGACGGGCGCTGCCGCTCGTTCGACGTCGCGGCGGACGGGGCCGGGTTCGGGTCCGGCGCCGGGGTCGTGGTGCTGCGGCGGCTGTCGGACGCGCTCGCCGACCGCGACCACATTCACGCCGTGCTGCCCGGCTGGGCGATGACCAACGACGGCGCCGACCGCGCGGGCTACGCCGTGCCGAGCCCGGCGGGCCAGGCGGCCGCGGTCGCCGAGGCGCTGGCCGTGGCCGAGGTCGACCCGGCCGAGGTGCGGCTGATCGAAGCGCACGGCAGCGGCACCCCGCTGGGCGACGCGATCGAAGTCGCCGCGCTCAACCGGGTGTACCGCGACGCCCCGCCCGGCACGTGCGCGCTCGGCTCGGTCAAGACGAACATCGGGCACCTCGACGCGGCCGCCGGGGTGGCCGGCCTGATCAAGACCGTCCTTGCGGTGCGCCACGGCGTGATCCCGCCGAACCTGCACTTCACCGCACCGCACCCGGAGGTCGACCTGGCGGGCGGCCCGTGCTTCGTGCCGGTCAAGGCGACCGACTGGCCCGAGTCGCCCCGCCGGGTGGCCGGGGTCAGCGCGTTCGGCCTCGGCGGGACCAACGTCCACGTCGTCGTCGAAGAAGCGCCGGCCCCGGGCCCGCGCGTGACGGCCGAGGGGCCGCACGTCCTGCCGGTGTCGGCGCGCGACCCGGAAGCCCTGCGCCAAGCCCTTTCCGCGCTGCGGGACCGGCTCGCCGCCGATCCACCGGACCTCGCCGACGCCGCTTACACCCTCGCCGTCGGACGCCGGGAGTTCGCTTGCCGCGCGGCCGTGGTCGCTTCGACCGCCGGCGAAGCCGTCGCTGCTCTCGCCACCCTCCTGGCCGAGGGTGGCGAGGTCGCCGGGCCGCCCGGTGCGGCACGGGAGCTGGCGCTGCGCTGGGCCGGTGGCGCCGACGTCGACTGGACCGCCCGCCACGACGGCGCGGAGCCGGGCCGGGTGCCGCTGCCCGGCTACTCGTTCCAGCGCACCAGGTTCTGGATCGACCCGCCGGTTCCGGGACACCACCCGTGAGCCGCACGCACGTCCACCCGGCCGCCACCGCGGCCGGGCCGAACTGGGGAGTTCACCGTGACCGACACGCTGCCCGTCGTGGGTACGCACGGCCCGCCACTGTCCTTTCCGGACACCACGGTCGCCGGGCTCGTCCTGGCGCAGGCGGACCGGACGCCGGACGCGCTCGCCGTCCGGCAGGGCGCCACCCGGCTCACCTACGCTGAGCTCGTCGCCGCGGCCTGGGGCGTCGCGGCCGCGTTGCGCGAGCGCGGGACGGGCCCGGAAACCCGCGTCGGGGTGTGCGCGCACCGGACGCCCGCGCTCGTGAGCACCGTGCTCGGCGTCCTGCTGTCCGGCGCCTGCTACGTCCCGCTCGACCCGGGCGGGCCGCGGGCCCGGCTGACCGCGATCGCCGCCGACGCCGGGGTTTCGCTCGTCGTCGGGGACGCCGCGGTCGCCGAATTCGGCTCGGGTCACGGGATCGGCGTCCCGCCGCCCGCCGCGCCCGGCAGCTGCCCGGCCACCCCGGACACCACCGCGCACGTGCTCTACACGTCCGGCTCGACCGGGCGGCCCAAAGGCGTGCTCACCCGGCACCGCAACATCGTCGCGTTCGTCACCGGGTTCGCCGGGCGGCTCGGCGTCGGCCCGGGCACCCGGACGCTCGGCATCTCCTCGCTCGGGTTCGACGCGTTCACCATGGACGTCTTCGTGCCGCTGTCGGTCGGCGGCTCGGTGCAGCTGGCCGGGACGGCCGACCGCGCCGACCCGGAACGGCTGCGCCGGTTCATCGTCGAGCACGACGTCGACTGGGGGTTCATCACCCCGACCCTGCTGTCCCTGGTGGACCCCGCCGAGGTGCCCGGCTGGCGGACCGTGGCCTGCGGCGGCGAGCCGGTGCCCGCCGAGCTGGCCGCGCGCTGGCTGCCGGGACGCCGGTTCTTCCACGTCTACGGCCCGACCGAAACCACCGTCGTGGTGGTCACCGACGAGGTGACCGGGGTGCCCGCCGACCCGCTGCCGTTGGGCACGCCGACGCCGGGGCACCGCGCGCACGTCGTCGACGACGAGCTGCGGCCCGTCGCGGCGGGCGAGGTCGGCGAGCTGGTCATCGGCGGTCCCGGCGTCGCCGCGGGCTACCTCGGCAGCCCGGAGCTGACCGAGCGGAAGTTCGTCGCCGACCCGTTCACGCCGGGGGAGCGGCTCTACCGCACCGGCGACCGGGCCCGGCTCCGCCCCGACGGCAGGCTGGAGTTCGCCGGCCGCGCCGACCGGCAGGTCAAGATCCGTGGCCAGCGCATCGAACTCGGCGAAGTCGAAGCGGCGCTGGGCGCTCATCCGGACGTCGGCGCGGTCGCCGTCGAGGCCGTGCCGGGGCCGGGTGGCACCCGGCTGGTCGCGTTCCTCAGCCCGATGGCGGCACCGTCCGATGAGGACATCCACGCCTGCGCGGGTGAACGGCTCACCGAGGCCATGCGCCCGGCCGCGATCCGCCGCCTGGCCGAGCTGCCGGTCAACCCCGTCACCGGGAAGGTCGACCGGCCCGCCTTGCGTGCCCTCGCCGAAACCGGGCCGGCGGAGGACCTGGGTGGCTCACCGGTCGCCGAGGTGTGGCGGCGGGTGCTCGGGGCCGCCGCGGGGCCCGACTTCCTGCGGTCCGGCGGCGACTCGATCGCGGCGATGCGCCTGGTCGCGGCGCTGCGGCAGGACCTCGCCGCCGACGTGTCCGTCGAGGACGTCTTCGCGGCCCGGACGCTCGACGAGCTGACGCGGCGGGTGGCCGCGGCCGCGCCGCTCACCGGCCCCGGCCTGACCACCGGGCACGCACCCGCGCTGTCGCCACCGCAGCGGCGGCTGTGGTTCCTCGACCAGCTCGCCCCGGACGCGGCGCCGTACAACATCGCGATGGCGTTCCGGCTGACCGGACCGCTCGACGTCGGCGCGCTGCGAGCCGCCCTCCGCGCGGTGGCCGAGCGGCACGACGTGCTGCGCTGGCGGATCCGGCCGGTCGACGGCGTCCCGCAGGCCGAGTGCCGGCCACCGGGTGACGTCGAGCTGCCGGTGCTCCCGCTGGCCGAAGCCGCGGTCCGCGAGCGGCTGGCCGCCGACGCGGCGGCACCGCTGCGGCTGGACCGCGAACCGCCGTGGCGCGTGCGGCTCTACGAGCTGGGGCCCGAGGACCACGTCCTCGGCTTCACGCTGCACCACGCCGTGTTCGACGGCTGGTCGCAGGAGCTGCTCTGCGCCGACCTGAGCGCGGCCTACCGCGGCGAAGCCCTGCCGCCGTTGCCGGTGTCCTATGCGGACTACGCGGTGTGGCGCGCCGACCGCGACCGCCGCCGCGAAGCCGTCGACCTCGCCTGGTGGACCGGGCACCTCGCGGGCGCGCCGTCCACAGTGGACCTGCCGCGGGACCGGCCGCGCCCGGCGGTGCAGACCTACCGCGGCGCGACCCACCACCAGGCCTTCCCCGAGGGCGTCGCCGAGGCCGCCGGCGCCCTCGCCACTCGCACCGGAACCACCCGCGCGGGCGTGGTGCTGGCCGCGTTCGGGCAGCTGCTGCACCGGCTGACCGGCGGGGACGACCACCTGGTCGCCACCGTCGTCGCGGACCGCCAGCTGGCCGAAACCCAGGACGTCGCCGGGTTCTTCGTGGACATCGTCCCGGTGCGGCTGCGCGCCGGGGACGCGGACTTCGCCACGCTCGTCCGCCGCGGCGGCGCCGAGCTGCTGGCCGCCACCGCGCACCCGGCGGCCCCGATCGACCGGCTCGTGGGCGCGCTCGGCGTGCCGCGCGACCCCTCGCGGGCGCCGCTGGTGCAGGTGATGGTCAACGTCCTCGGCTTCACCGAACCCCGGCTCGGCCTGCCCGGCGTCCGGGGGACGTGGCTGCCGGTCGAGAAGCCCGGTTCGCCGTTCGACCTGACGGTGTACGTCCTCGAGCACGGCGTCGAGCTGCTGTACAACCCGGACCTGTTCGACGCGGCCCGGATGGCCTCGCTGGCCGAGGACTTCACGGCGCTGCTCGCGGCGCTGGTCGCCGAGCCGGACCGGCCGGCCGGGGCGTGCGCGCCCGAGCTGCCGCGCGCGTCGGTCCGCACCGCCGCACCGGAAGCGGCCGCGCAGGCCAGGCCGGCGGCGGCGCCCGACGTCGACCCGGCCGCGCTCGCGGCGACCGAGGCCCTGATCGCCGCGACCTGGCGGGAAGTGCTCGGCCTCGACGCCGTCCGGGTGACCGACAACTTCTTCGACGTCGGCGGGCATTCCCTCGCACTGGCCAAGGTGCACGCCGAGGTCACCGCCCGGCTCGGCCGCCGCATCCCGATGGTCGACCTGTTCACCCACCCCACCGTCCGCGCCCTCGCCACCCACCTCCACGCGGGGGCCGCGCCGAGCCCGGAACTCGCCAGGGCCGCCGAGCGGGTCGCCGCCCGCCGCGGGCGCACCCCGTCCAGAAGACCCCGCCGCAGTGCCGGCACGACCGGCCACGAACAGGAGCGACCGCAGTGACGAACGACCTCGAACCGGGCGCCGAACCCATCGCCATCGTCGGGATGGCCGCCCGCGTGCCCGGCGCCGGTGACCTCCGGCAGTTCTGGCGCAACCTCGTCGACGGCGTCGAATCCATCAAGCCCGCCACCCGCGAGGAGCTGCTGGCCCGCGGCGCCGATCCGGCCACATTGGACGATCCCAGCTGGGTCAACGCGACCACGGTGGTCGACGGCTTCGACGAGTTCGACGCCGACCTGTTCGGCATGACCAGCCGCGAAGCCGAGATCACCGACCCGCAGCACCGGGTCTTCCTCGAAGCGTGCCACGCGGCGCTGACCGACGGCGGCTACGACCCGGCCCGCTACGGCGGCGCGATCGGGGTCTACGGCGGCACCGGGCGGACCGGCTACCTGGTGGAAAACCTGCTGCGCAACGAACGGGTGATGGCTTCGCAGCACGGCGGCATCGGGATGTCCACCGGCAACCAGCCCAGCTACCTGACGACTTCGGTGTCCTACAAGCTGAACCTGCGCGGCCCGAGCCTTGCGATCCACACGGCGTGCTCGACGTCGCTGGTCGCGGTGCACCTGGCGTGCGAGGCCCTGCGCAACGGCGAGTGCGACCTGGCGCTGGCCGGCGGGGTGAACCTGGAGATGCCGCACGGCATCGGGTACATGGGCGTCGAGGGTTTCACCTCGCCCGACGGGCACGTGCGGGCGTTCGACGCCGGCGCCAACGGCACGGTGTGGAGCAGCGGCGTCGGCGTGGTCCTGGTCAAGCGGCTCTCGCAGGCGCTGGAAGACGGCGACCACATCCGCGCGGTCGTGCTCGGCAACGCGATCAACAACGACGGCGCCACCAAGGTCGGCTTCTCCGCGCCGAGCGTCGCCGGGCAGACCGAGGCCATCGCGCAGGCGGTCGGCATGGCCGGGGTGAACCCGCGCACGATCGGGTACGTCGAGGCGCACGGCACCGGAACCGCGCTGGGCGACCCGATCGAGATCACCTCGCTGTCCACTGTGTACGGCCACGGCGTCCCGGACACCGGCTGGTGCGCGATCGGCTCGGTGAAGTCGAACATCGGTCACCTGTCCCAGGCGGCCGGCGTCGTGGCGCTGATCAAGACCGTGCTGGCGATGGAACACGGGCTGATCCCGCCGACCATCAACTACGAAGAAGCCAACCCGGGCATCGACTTCCCGCGCAGCCCGTTCCACCCGGCCACCACGGTGACCAAGTGGGAGGCCGCGGACACCCCGCGCCGGGCGGGCGTGAGCTCGTTCGGCGTCGGCGGCACCAACGCCCACGTGGTGCTGGAGGAGGCACCCGCGCCGCGGCGGCACCGCCGGCCGCACCCGGCCCACCTGCTGCGGGTGTCGGCGAAGACGCCGGAGACCCTGGCCACCGCGGTCGAGCGGCTCGCCGACCGGCTGGCCGGGGACGTCGACCTCGACCTCGCCGACGTCGCGCACACCCTCGCCACCGGGCGGACCGAATACCCGCACCGCGCGGTCGTCGTCGCACGCGACTCCGAAGACGCGGTCGACGGGCTGCGCGATCCCCGCCGGCTCACCACCGCGCAGGCCGGTGAGCTGAAGGTGGCGTTCCTGTTCTCCGGGCAGGGTTCGCAGTACGCCGGGATGGGGGCCGAGCTGTACCGCAGCGAGCCCGTCTTCGCGACGGCGTTCGACGAGTGCTGCGAGCTTTCCGGGCTCCCCGGCCTGAAGGACCTGGTCCTCGGCCGCGGCGGGGACGCCGAGCTGCGGGAAACGCGGTACACCCAGCCCGCGCTGTTCGCCGTCGAATATGCGCTGGCCCGGCTGTGGCGGAGCTGGGGCGTGCGGCCGGGCGCGATGATCGGGCACTCGGTCGGCGAGTACGTCGCCGCGACCGTGGCCGGGGTGTTCACCCTCGCCGACGCCGTCCGGCTGGTCGTCCGGCGCGGTGAGCTGATGCAGGGCATGCCCGCCGGCGCGATGCTCGCCGTCCAGCTCGACGAAGAGTCCGTCGCGAAGCGGCTGCCGGCCGGGCTTTCGATCGCCGGGGTCAACGGGCCGGGGACGTGCGTCGTCGCCGGGCCGTCCGACGCCGTCGCGGACTTCGCGTCGCTGCTGAAGTCGAGTGACGTGCAGTGCCGGGAACTGGTGACCTCGCACGCCTTCCACTCGCCGATGCTGGACCCGATCCTGGCCGAGTTCACCGACGCCGTCGCCGCGGTGCCGCGGTCGGCGCCGTCACTGCCGTTCCTCTCGAACCTGACCGGCGGCTGGATCACCGCCGAGCAGGCGACCGATCCGGCGTACTGGGCCGCGCACCTGCGCCAGGCCGTCCGGTTCGGCGACTGCGTGCGGACGCTGTTCGACGGCGGCGAGCGGTGGGCGCTCGTCGAGTGCGGCCCGGGCCACCAGCTGGCCGGCCTCGCCCGCGGCCAGGTGCCGAAGGGCTTGCCGGCGCCGCAGCCGAGCCTGCCCGGCCGCACCGAGCGCGAGGGCGACGTCGAAACGCTGTACGCCGCCGCCGGTCTGCTGTGGACGCACGGGGTGTCCGTCGAGCCCACGACGTCCGGGCACCGCGTCCCGCTGCCCGGCTACCCCTACGCGCGCAAGCGGTACTGGGTCGACCCCGATCCGAAGGGGACGCTCGCCGAGCCGGCGCCGCCGAGCGGGCCGCTGCCCCTCGACGAGTGGTTCGCGGTGCCGTCCTGGCGGCAGGCCGGTCCGGAACTGCGGCGGGAGCCCTTCGCGTCCTGCCTCGCGTTCGTCGACGGCGACGTCCTGCCGGGCCTGCTGACGGCCGCCGGGGTCGCGGTTACGGAGGTCCGGCCGGGCTCCGGGTTCGCCGCCACCCCGGCGGGGTTCACCGTGCGGCCCGGGGTGGGCGAGGACTACGACGAACTCGTCGCCGCCCTCGGCGAGCGGCCCGGGCGGGTGGTCCACGCGTGGGCCCTCGACGGCACCGAAACCGGGATGGCCGCCCAGGAACGCGGGTTCTTCAGCGTCCTGAACCTGGCCCAGGCCTGGGGCGAGCCGCTGCGGATCGACCTGCTGAGCACCGGCACCGCCGACGTCACCGGCACCGACCTGACCCGGCCCGAGCACGCGACGCTCGCGGGCATCGCCCGGGTGCTGCCGCTGGAGGTCCCCGGCACCGTCGTGCGGCGGATCGACGTCGAGGCCGTGACGGAGGAGGTCGTCGCCGAGCTGTTCCGCCCGGCTGAAGCCGAAGTCGCCTTGCGGCGGGGACGGCGGTGGGTCCTGGAGTACACGCAGGCCACCGTGCCCGAAGCGGCGCCGGTGCTGCGCGACGGCGGCCGGTACCTGATCACCGGCGGTACCGGGGGCATCGGCGTCACCCTCGCCGAGGACTTCGCCCTGCGGGTCCGCGCGAAGCTGATCCTGCTGACCCGCAGCGGCCTGCCGCCGCGCGAAGAGTGGGACGCCTACGACGGAACCGACCGGACCGGGCGCGCGATCCGCGCGATCCGGCGGATGGAGGCCGCCGGTTCGGTCGTGCACGTGGTCGCCGCCGACGTCACCGATCCGGCGCGGCTGCGCGAGGTCCGTGAACTGGCCGAGCGCGAGTTCGGCGGGCTCGACGGCATCGTGCACGCGGCCGGGCTCCCCGGCGGCGGGGTCGCGGAGGTCAAGGAGCGCACAGCCGCGGAAGCCGTGCTGGCGCCGAAGATCGGCGGCACGATCGCGCTGGCCTCGGCGTTCGCCGACCTGCCGATGGACTTCGTCGCGCTCTGCTCGTCGGTCACGGCGGTCTCCGGTGACTTCGGGCAGGTCGACTACTGCGCGGCCAACAACTTCCTCGACGCCTACGCCCGCGGCGACCACGGCTGGCGGGCCCGGGTCGTCTCGCACAACTGGGGTGGTTGGGACGAGGTCGGCATGGCCGCCGAGGTGGCCGCGCCGGCGACCATCCGGTCCACC of Amycolatopsis solani contains these proteins:
- a CDS encoding beta-ketoacyl synthase N-terminal-like domain-containing protein produces the protein MTQDGCITRFAEIARQSPDRIAVVEHDSAVRYARLAGLAGGHAARLLDAGVRPGEFVGLLTGHGTAAIAAILGTLAAGCAYVPLDPTFPRDRLAHQVATARVSAVLADPEHVVLAEALCRSTSARVVRSGTDTAPLPVPGPDPDAPAYVLFTSGSTGPPKAVAQTHRNLMHVVDNQIATLGITAADRLSLLASFGFDAAIPDLYPALLTGAAVVPVDVRAHGVAHAARELARHRVTVYHSTPTVYRYLLDALDGTLPSVRTVLLGGEQATYADVRRGRFAPDCVYVNGYGATEVTFAAQYRLTAADVPDGATGPLPIGTALPGYALTVLDGGELEVSGEYLVDGYFDQPGPAFGTTGGGVRRYRTGDLGEVRPDGQVVCLGRLDRQVKVRGFRVELTEVEARLGEQPGVAEARAIVRDGELLAYVVPAGEPDVPAWRAALAETLPGHSVPSAIVAVPAFPLTVTGKLDEEALPDPRPPAPVAAPPMTEAQRRVHAIWSAVLGHDGFGTDDAFFDVGGHSLLLGRVQQRLAAESGVDVPLLGLLAHPTVAAQAAYLEPATADGPGAEPAEPGDDEPGSDLIAVVGLACRFPGAPDADAFWWNLCAGVDAIHDYTDDELAALGIGPGLRADPAHVRAGGRLDGVEDFDAGFFGFTAEEAARTDPQHRLFLETAWRALEDAGRDPARETGPVGVFTSAGVNRYFLFHLFGNPAVTGDVDPDDWEGRLLGRQLTDHLPGQVAYRLGLTGPAVAVQSACSSSLAAVGLAAQSLAEYRCDLAIAGGVSVTWPRYRAGGLASADGRCRSFDVAADGAGFGSGAGVVVLRRLSDALADRDHIHAVLPGWAMTNDGADRAGYAVPSPAGQAAAVAEALAVAEVDPAEVRLIEAHGSGTPLGDAIEVAALNRVYRDAPPGTCALGSVKTNIGHLDAAAGVAGLIKTVLAVRHGVIPPNLHFTAPHPEVDLAGGPCFVPVKATDWPESPRRVAGVSAFGLGGTNVHVVVEEAPAPGPRVTAEGPHVLPVSARDPEALRQALSALRDRLAADPPDLADAAYTLAVGRREFACRAAVVASTAGEAVAALATLLAEGGEVAGPPGAARELALRWAGGADVDWTARHDGAEPGRVPLPGYSFQRTRFWIDPPVPGHHP
- a CDS encoding amino acid adenylation domain-containing protein, whose product is MTDTLPVVGTHGPPLSFPDTTVAGLVLAQADRTPDALAVRQGATRLTYAELVAAAWGVAAALRERGTGPETRVGVCAHRTPALVSTVLGVLLSGACYVPLDPGGPRARLTAIAADAGVSLVVGDAAVAEFGSGHGIGVPPPAAPGSCPATPDTTAHVLYTSGSTGRPKGVLTRHRNIVAFVTGFAGRLGVGPGTRTLGISSLGFDAFTMDVFVPLSVGGSVQLAGTADRADPERLRRFIVEHDVDWGFITPTLLSLVDPAEVPGWRTVACGGEPVPAELAARWLPGRRFFHVYGPTETTVVVVTDEVTGVPADPLPLGTPTPGHRAHVVDDELRPVAAGEVGELVIGGPGVAAGYLGSPELTERKFVADPFTPGERLYRTGDRARLRPDGRLEFAGRADRQVKIRGQRIELGEVEAALGAHPDVGAVAVEAVPGPGGTRLVAFLSPMAAPSDEDIHACAGERLTEAMRPAAIRRLAELPVNPVTGKVDRPALRALAETGPAEDLGGSPVAEVWRRVLGAAAGPDFLRSGGDSIAAMRLVAALRQDLAADVSVEDVFAARTLDELTRRVAAAAPLTGPGLTTGHAPALSPPQRRLWFLDQLAPDAAPYNIAMAFRLTGPLDVGALRAALRAVAERHDVLRWRIRPVDGVPQAECRPPGDVELPVLPLAEAAVRERLAADAAAPLRLDREPPWRVRLYELGPEDHVLGFTLHHAVFDGWSQELLCADLSAAYRGEALPPLPVSYADYAVWRADRDRRREAVDLAWWTGHLAGAPSTVDLPRDRPRPAVQTYRGATHHQAFPEGVAEAAGALATRTGTTRAGVVLAAFGQLLHRLTGGDDHLVATVVADRQLAETQDVAGFFVDIVPVRLRAGDADFATLVRRGGAELLAATAHPAAPIDRLVGALGVPRDPSRAPLVQVMVNVLGFTEPRLGLPGVRGTWLPVEKPGSPFDLTVYVLEHGVELLYNPDLFDAARMASLAEDFTALLAALVAEPDRPAGACAPELPRASVRTAAPEAAAQARPAAAPDVDPAALAATEALIAATWREVLGLDAVRVTDNFFDVGGHSLALAKVHAEVTARLGRRIPMVDLFTHPTVRALATHLHAGAAPSPELARAAERVAARRGRTPSRRPRRSAGTTGHEQERPQ
- a CDS encoding type I polyketide synthase — protein: MTNDLEPGAEPIAIVGMAARVPGAGDLRQFWRNLVDGVESIKPATREELLARGADPATLDDPSWVNATTVVDGFDEFDADLFGMTSREAEITDPQHRVFLEACHAALTDGGYDPARYGGAIGVYGGTGRTGYLVENLLRNERVMASQHGGIGMSTGNQPSYLTTSVSYKLNLRGPSLAIHTACSTSLVAVHLACEALRNGECDLALAGGVNLEMPHGIGYMGVEGFTSPDGHVRAFDAGANGTVWSSGVGVVLVKRLSQALEDGDHIRAVVLGNAINNDGATKVGFSAPSVAGQTEAIAQAVGMAGVNPRTIGYVEAHGTGTALGDPIEITSLSTVYGHGVPDTGWCAIGSVKSNIGHLSQAAGVVALIKTVLAMEHGLIPPTINYEEANPGIDFPRSPFHPATTVTKWEAADTPRRAGVSSFGVGGTNAHVVLEEAPAPRRHRRPHPAHLLRVSAKTPETLATAVERLADRLAGDVDLDLADVAHTLATGRTEYPHRAVVVARDSEDAVDGLRDPRRLTTAQAGELKVAFLFSGQGSQYAGMGAELYRSEPVFATAFDECCELSGLPGLKDLVLGRGGDAELRETRYTQPALFAVEYALARLWRSWGVRPGAMIGHSVGEYVAATVAGVFTLADAVRLVVRRGELMQGMPAGAMLAVQLDEESVAKRLPAGLSIAGVNGPGTCVVAGPSDAVADFASLLKSSDVQCRELVTSHAFHSPMLDPILAEFTDAVAAVPRSAPSLPFLSNLTGGWITAEQATDPAYWAAHLRQAVRFGDCVRTLFDGGERWALVECGPGHQLAGLARGQVPKGLPAPQPSLPGRTEREGDVETLYAAAGLLWTHGVSVEPTTSGHRVPLPGYPYARKRYWVDPDPKGTLAEPAPPSGPLPLDEWFAVPSWRQAGPELRREPFASCLAFVDGDVLPGLLTAAGVAVTEVRPGSGFAATPAGFTVRPGVGEDYDELVAALGERPGRVVHAWALDGTETGMAAQERGFFSVLNLAQAWGEPLRIDLLSTGTADVTGTDLTRPEHATLAGIARVLPLEVPGTVVRRIDVEAVTEEVVAELFRPAEAEVALRRGRRWVLEYTQATVPEAAPVLRDGGRYLITGGTGGIGVTLAEDFALRVRAKLILLTRSGLPPREEWDAYDGTDRTGRAIRAIRRMEAAGSVVHVVAADVTDPARLREVRELAEREFGGLDGIVHAAGLPGGGVAEVKERTAAEAVLAPKIGGTIALASAFADLPMDFVALCSSVTAVSGDFGQVDYCAANNFLDAYARGDHGWRARVVSHNWGGWDEVGMAAEVAAPATIRSTRTKTGGPVAHPVLTTRTGADCHGLVSAAAHWLLDEHRIAGVPVVPGTGHLETVRAAVEAAVPKPGDGHVVELRDVAFLEPFSVPEGTVAEYRVGFDGDGFAVTSRAGGVTKTHVRGSAAWVPAPRASTVDLDAVRSRTSVLDDGNAFGTGRTSMVTFGPRWAALRTHHVGAHEELASLVAPEFDTGWGLHPALLDVATAFGRGRGSGTYLPMSYGRVVVHDALPASFHSHLRYRDSGGDQVVAADLKLCADDGRVLVEIEDFVLRQVDEGAVSGGLTAPVPKSTVDSSGIRPVDGAEAFLRALTPGLGGQVVISTRPVRDLFARRVTAEALEETEEVADVVEAPAQDDYVAPRTDLEAEIARQWAEVLGVERIGVHDDFFALGGNSLVAIQLIAQVRKTTGARLAMKTLFESSTVAALVERIEELRDAALSRESAAETTIPKLER